CGAGCGCAATGGAGATGATGCCGGTAATGGCGTCGGCCACCACCAGGGCGATCCACACGCCCTCAACACCCATCATGTTGCCGAGGAGGTACATAAGCGGCACCGAGCAGATCACATAGCGAAGCAGGCCGGTAAACGTGGCGACACCAACCTTCTCGACCGCCTGGAAATATATCGACATGGTCATGGCAAGATAGCCCAGGGCAACAGCCAGGATGACGGTACGCGTGGCGTTGGCGGCAACCTCAACGAGCGCAGGATCGCTGCCGGCAAAGAAGGCGCACACCGGCGTGGCGGCAAGCCAGAGCGCGACGGTGACCAGCGCCAGCGTCACAACCTGGTACTTAAGCGTGCAGGAGAGCGTCTCCTTAAGGCGTGCCCAAGCCTTTGCACCGGCGTTGAAGGCAGCGATGGGCTGCAGGCCATAGGAGAAGCACTGGGCAACCATCATGGTGATGTAGAGGATGTAGCCGTTGATCACGCCAAAGGCTGCGATGTAGAGCGAGCCCATGTCGCCGCCGAGCGAGCCCAAAAGCGAGTTGGCAACTGTGTTAAAGATAAAGGTCGCGCCCTGGACCAGGAAGAACGGGAAGCCGATCTTGAGGATCTGGCCGCAGACGGCGAGGTCGAGCTTAAGGTCGGCCAGGCTAATCTGGAGCTGGGACTTTTTGCCCCCGATGAACCAGAAGATACCGATGGCCCAGATACCGATGGAAAGCCCGTAGTACACGCCGGCGCCCATAACGCCAAACTTGAGCACAAACGTGGAAAGCGCGAGCCAGCAGATGGCGACGATGGCCGAAACGGTCATGAGGTTGGCCTGAATCTGTACTTTCTCGTCCACACGCATCACAGCGGTGACCATCTGGCCAATGACCGTGAGCGGCAGCAGCACGGCGAAGGTGCGCACGCCGGCAACGGTATCGGCCATGATGTCGGGCGTGGCGCCAAAGAATGCGCAGATGGGCTCGGTAAACACGGCCATCACCACAGCAAGCAGCACACTCACAATCGTGGTGAGCCAAAAGCCCTGGCTAAAAGCCTTGCTTGCGCCCTTAATGTCGCCGGCACCCAAAAGGTTGCCCACCACGGCGGGCACGCCGGTGCCAAACAGGTTGCCAAAGGCCAGGTTGATGTACTCGACCGACATGATGATCGAGACGCAGGCCAGGCCGTGGGCACCCAGGCCCCAACCCATCACGAGGCCCTCGAGGACCACCATGATGATCTGGGCGAGCATGCCCTGGCCGGTGACGATGGTGTACTTACGCACCAGGCCGGGAATCGGTTGGGAGGCGAGCTCGCGCTCCTCCTCCACGGCAGCGGTTACTTCTTCTGCCATTGTTCTCCCCTTTCCTTGAGAGAGTAGTGCTGAATGGATGTCAGGCGGCTGACAACTGGCGCCAAGCCGCCCGGCCAAGCGATGGCGCTATGCCTCAAAGACCACCTTGCCGGCGATCATCGTGAGGGCTGCGGTAGCCTCGAGCACCTCTGCCGGCTCGCAGGTAAAGAGATTGCGGTCGAGTACGCAGATGTCGGCTTGCTTGCCGCAGGCGAGTGTGCCGATGCGGTCCTCAGCATGCATAGCGTAGGCAGCGCCGTAGGTGTATGCGCGCAGGGCCTCGGCCATGGTGATTCGCTCCTCGGGGAACCAACCCTCAGGATTAGATCCATCCTCGAGCATGCGGTAGACCGCTCCATAGACTTCCTCCATAGGCTCAAGCCCCACGACCGGAAAGTCGGAGCCCAGATGCACGCAGGCACCGCTCGCGAGCAGGCTATGAATTGGCCACGAGAGCGCCGCGCGCTCGGGACCAACGGCGTCGTCCTTTGCCAAGTCGGCCATATCAAGCAGCATATGCCACGGCTGCATGGCCGGACAGACGCCGAGCTCCGCATAGCGCGGCAAATCCTCAGGTTGAACAGTCTCGTTGTGCTCCATGGAGTGACGACAGCCCATAAGACCGTAACGCTTCTCACCCTCTTCGAAGCAGTCCAGGATAAAGCGTACGGAACGATCGCCTATGGCATGGATGCGCGTGTCGACACCCCACTCAAGCGCTTTAAGGATGGCTTTGCGCACACGCTCCGGTTCCTCAGCCGGCTCGCCACAGGTCTCGGGAGCATTAGCATAGGGCTCGAGCATCCAAGCAGTATGATCGGAACACACGCCGTCAATGAACTGCTTAAAGCCATGCCACTCAACTTGCGTGCCCGGGAAGTCGTATTTCGCCCGAATCTCCTCGAGCGTCATGGCCTCGTTCTCAAAAAGGTCTGTGTACATGAACACGCGCAACGGATGTTCGCCCTTGCGGTTGAGTTCCGCGAGGAATTTATAGGGGTTATCCATGCTCACAAAAGTGGGGTTAACCATGCCGACTGTCGTAATACCGAGAGCGTTGGCACGATGCGCGGTCTTGGCAAAGGAAGCACTAGCCACCTCGGGGGCAGGATTGTATACCTCATCCAAGAAAAGGGCTCCCGCGTTATTCGAGAAGACCCCAGTGGGGTTGCCAGCTTCATCCCTAAGAATCTTGCCGCCTGATGGGTCTGGCGTTTCAGCAGTAATGCCGATTTTCTCGATTGCGCAGGTGTTGGCACTAAACGTGTGCACGTCAACCTGCTGCAAAAAGACCGGACGGTCCGAAATGTACTCATCGATCATTGCTGCCGTAGGCATCTCGGGCACGTCCCACTGGAACTGAATAACCTGATAGCCCACGATCCACTCGTTGTTCGGGTGGTCTTCGGCAAACGCCTGCACGCGTTCCATACACTGCTCAAAGCTTGTGCAATCGATGAGATTGACGGCGAAATCGGGATCGGACACAAAGGCGCCCTGGGCATAGTGAGTGTGTGAGTCGATGATGCCAGGCATGACGAGCTTATCGCCATAGTCGCGCACCTCGGTATCGGGCCCGATAAAAGCGTCGAGGTACTTATCCTCGCCGCACGCAACAATCCTGTCACCTGCGACGGCAACGCCGCCCTTGAACGGGGCCAGCCCGTCACCAGTGAACACAGCATTACTTTTGATGACTAAATCCGCTTTGTCCATATGAGCCTCCTCAGACGTTACAGGACAATGGATGAGCGCCACGATACGACGCGCCCAATCGGTGAGGGAGCATTTGTCGCTCCCTACATGACACGTGCCTACGAGCGGTCGGGAGTCTGTCCAGCGCCCTACGCCCCGTGTCAACACCCATTGACGCACCTCCTGCACAAGCTGCCAAGATGGAAGCGAGCGAACGGACGGGTTAAGCAGGTTTACACGTCTGAGCAGGTATTTTATTGTCAAAGTTTATTGTCGCTTCATTACGCCAAGTGGTCTGCGATACGCTGTCAGCCGAACCACTCCAGCCTTACGAGCGCCAGAATGTCTCAATCAAGTCGTCACGCGCCTTGACTTCGCTCTTTACATAGATGCGATGCAGGTGAGCCTTGACGGTACCCGGACTAATCACAAGTTCGTTAGCAATATTTTGGACATCGAGTCCACGCAATACGAGTGTAAGCACTTCCTGTTCACGCTTTGAAAGCCCATGCTCGTCCGAGAAAATCACAACACGCGAGACAAGGTCCTCCCGTGCATCACGGCGCTCTGTCGCTACCTCTTCATCGGCACGAGGGTGACGCGAGAACACACGTAAGATATGGCTGAACTGTTTAAATAGCTGAACGGCTGCAGCCACAAACAATAAATTCTCTGAGATATTCCGCTCGCCCAGATACCATAAAAAGGCGCTCACCATCACGTTGTCAACGTCAGGCGTGCAGAATAGGATCATATAGGTATCTTCGATAACCACCATCACGGTAAGCACGCAGGCTATGCGAAAGAACGTCCGAGAGCGCTCAAGATCGAGCCGCTCAGCCCTATTCTCCGTCTTGCGATAGCAGGCGTAAGCATATACCAAGCAGAATGCCATTCCCAAATCGCGCGAAAGCCAAAAAAGATATTGCTGAACCTGGCCCGCAAAGCCAGTACGAGGCACCAGAGCAAGCTGAAGCACGGCGATCGGTACGACATATGCGGCAACGCGCTTAACGGTCACCTCATCGTGTAAGCGAAACGTTACCCAAAGCCATACGCACGCAAGAATCGCCACGCCCAGCGCGCAGCGCAGTAACGGATGTTGAAGCGGCTCATTAAACGTCACCACATAGTCATATTTGAGCCGGTTGTACTCATCAAAGAAGATCACCGACATATCGAAGATATAGAGAAGGAAGCCCGCGGCCGCCACCAAACAATCGCGTCGACGAGTCATGAGCCATATTACGAGCGCAGTAGATGCCGTCACCAATCCAACGCCCATGACAAGAATCGTGTAGATAAAGAATGCGAAGCTCATACTACCCTCATTCCGCGCACAACCAGCTTGATTCTGCATTACGGTTATGGTAGAAACATCGAACGAATACCAAGATCGAAAGGAGAGGCCATGGCACCGATTGCACCGCTCAAGATTATTGTCGCGCCTGCCGCCAAGGCCATCGCCAAGATCGGTTCGACCATGACCTACGATGATGTTCCTTGCATCGTTGATGAACGCAACGACAGCTGCCCCTACCTGGGCCATGTCCCCTACTTTGCGCCTAAACTCTCCTCTGATATCGAGCAGCACAACTGCTAGCATAACCTTCACGATTGCCGCAGTAATCCTCGCAGCAATTTGTTAACTCGGAAGCAACTCCGGTTTTGAGTCCCGCGCTGTCGAACCGAACCCCCTCACGATTTGCGTTTTCCACACACGCCAACGCCGGGATTGTCGACACTGCGGCCGCGGCGCGATATGAGGCGCGAAACCTCGCCCAGCAACACGCCGATCACCACACCCATGAGGATCGGCAACTTTGACATCTCGGCGGGCGAGCTGTTAAGCGGCACGATTGTCGCAACAATCGAAAGCACGAGTTCTATCACCGGCACCGCAAGCGCTACCGCAAGCACCTTGCCCTCGAAGGGCGCGCGAAACACGCGCGGGCGGTCGTCGTATTTGCGCAGGCGCCAAAACGCCGGGAACATCGGGATATAGCTCATGAGCAGAAAGACGACGTTCATCGAAAAGAAGACCCAAAAAACGTCGGAACCCTCACCCAGTGGAATCTGAAGTAGCAGCACCAAGCTGGCAAAGCAACCGTTAATGAGTGCCGAGCCGTTGGGCATGCCGGTCTTCTTGGACACCAGCGCAAAGGGACGCGGCATGTTGCCATGGCGCGCGGCATAGCTCGCCACGTTGTTGACGCCAAAACTCCAGCAGATCATGTTGGCGAACAGCGTCACCAAAAAGGCCATGCCCACAATCATCGTCAGCGGGTGGCTGCGCCCCACCATGGCGGCAACCGCGTCCACAATGCCCGAATCGAGCGAAAGCTGCTCGGTGGGAACCGCAGCCCCAATGCCGATGCCGCAAATGATGTAAATTGCCGCAATGGCAACGCCACCGGCGATAACCGCCTTGGGAATATCGCGCGACGGGTTCTTCATCGTGCTGGCAAAGGTCGCGACCACCTCAAAGCCCATAAAGTTGAATAGGATGATCGAAAGATACGTCAGTGAGTTAGTGTCTCCCAGATTGGGGACAAAGGTCTTAAACGACATATCGTTGGCAAAGCCGTTGTTGCAGGCAAACCAGATGCCGACGATTCCCACCACGGCGGTAATGAGCACCTTGATGACGGCGCCGCCATCCATGACCCAATCGGCCTCGGCCACCGGCTGCATTGCCATGACCGTGACGCCCCACACAAAGGCAAGCTCGATGGCAATTCGGACCCCAAGCGAAAATTCGATGCCCCATACCGCATTGATAACACTGGGGAACATGCAGGCGATACTTGCCACCCACAGTGGAAAGTTGACCCAGTAGCACCAGGAGCAGCGTGCGCCCCAACGGTCGCCCAAGCCCAGGCGAACCCAGTCGTACAGGCCGCCCTCGGAATCGAACGCCGTACCCAGCTCGGCCACCACCAGGCCATAGGGAAGCAAAAACGTAATGATGAGGAAGATCCACCAGAAGAACTGCACGTTACCCATGGCAGATGCCGGAGCAGCCGCCTCGATGGTAAAGACAACGCAGATAACCGAGAGGATGACCTCGAACAGGGAGAACTTTTTACCTGCCACGGCACGCTCCCCCTACAGCAAAAAGGATGGCATCTGTACCGAAGGCGCAGCCCAAGGTAGGGTTGCAGGCCGCGTCACCGGTACAGGTGCCATCCCAAAGAGAGGAGAGGATGCAATTGTTGGACCAACGCTCGCGGAACAGGCGCGTGTAGATAACGATACGCTGGTACATAGATACTCCGATCAAAACGGTCGCGCTCGCAACCGGAAACTATCAGCAATTGAATACGCGTCTGACCTGGGAAATTCAAGCGAACAATTGGCCTAACCCGCAATAAATCCCAGATCAGACGCGTATTCAATCAAAGAAAAAGGCACTCCGATGTGGAGGCAACGGAGTGCCCAAAGAAAACCCAACCAATCAATCAGGTAGTCCCTGTCCGATTGATCGACTGGGTTTTCGAGGTGCCCCAGGTCGCCGCGAAAGAGGAGCGAAGCGTACTTTGGTACGCGAGCGACGGCTTGAGCGGCGAGATGGGGTGCCTCGGAAAGCCAGACGATTAAGCCGACGGCTCCTGCTGGGTAATGCAGTGGATATTGCCGCCGCCGAAGACGACCTGCTCGGACTGAACGCCGACGCACTTGTAGACGCCCTCGCCCCAGACCTCGTCATAGATCTTCTGGAGCGTGTCAACGGCCAGCTGGTCGTTCTCGTCGCCGTACTGCGGGACGATAACGCCGTGGTTGGTGACCAGGTAGTTCATGTAGGAAGCGATCAGCGGCTCGTCGGGAACGCGCGGCTCGGCGTTCTCGTCGGCGTCGATGGTGTCGCAGGAAGCCTGGTCCATGAACAGCGGGTTCACGGGCATGCAGAGCTTGTAGACCTTCAGCTTGCGGCCCTTGGCGTCAACGGCGTTGGAGAGGGTCTCGTAGGCAGCGTGGCACTGATCATAGAACGGGTACTCGGGATCGTCGGTCCAGATGCAGGCCATGACGCCCGGGGCAATGAACGTAGCGACGTCATCGATGTGGCCGTTGGTCTCCTCGGGGTCGATGCCCTCCTTGACCCAGATGACCTTCTCGACACCCAGGTAGTCCTTGAGGTGCTCGTTCATGTACTCGCGAAGCTCCTCGCTCCAGGGCTCGAACTTCTTGTGGTACTTAGGCCAGATGGACTCGGGGTCCTCTTCCTCCTCGAGCACTGCAGAGCAGGTGCGGCCGGGGGAAAGCAGGCACTGGTCGGTAACGACAAGGGTGCCCTCGCCGTCGACGGTGATGGAGCCGCCCTCGAGGATCATGTCGTCGGGACGATAGCGGCGGCAGCCGGAGAGCTCAGCCATCTTGAGGGCGATCTGCTCGTCCTTGTCCCACGGGAAGTACAGGCCGTCGACGAGGCCGCCGTAGGCGTTGAAGTGCCAGTGGTTGGCGCGCTTCTCGCCCTTGCCGTTGATGACGTAGGTGGCGGCGGTGTCGCGGAACCAGGCGTCGTCGGTGGTCATCTCGATGACGGTGACGTTCTCGTCGTTCTCGAAGACGGCCTTGCAGTTGGCATAGTCGACCTGGTTGGCGCACATATAGACCGGGGTGAACTCGGAGATGGCGCGGGCGATGGCGGCATACTGCTTCTGAGCAGGCTTGGCGCCGTGGGCCCAGGTGTCGGTGCGGTGGGGCCAGCCCATCCACACGCGATCCTGCGGGGCGAACTCGGCGGGCATAAAGAAGCCGTCGGCCTTGGGGGTGGACTCGGACTCGGTGATCGTACGCATAAGATTTCCTCCAAATCGAACGATCGTTTGCTGCGGGCGGGTTACCCGCAGCCTAAAACCAAGAGATGGTAGGCGCCCGTTCCCCGGCAAAGGTCGGGGCGCCCGGCGCCGGTTTTCACGGAGTCGCACCGGCAAGCGACGACGTAACCCGGTGCGCGGAGACAGAACGCACGAAGGATACGGAAGAGAGATTGGGGTGGGCGGTGGTTACCGGAGCAATAGCTCACACCCACCCCAGGGAATGGTTAGCAAACCTGTCGCTTGGGCACGCCTCCAAAGAGGCCGGAGTGCCCGGAGTCGGGAGCGACAAGCCCGACGAAGCGCGCGTTGGTACACGAGGAGGGTTGGAGCCCCAGAACCGGGTGCTCTAGTTCTCCTCGGCCTCGGCGGCCTCCTCAGCGAGACGCTGGGCTGCGAGCTCAGGGGTCAGACCCTTGTACTCTTCCTTGCGGCCCTTGGCGCTGACGACGCGGACGACCTCGCCGATGAGCACGAGCACGATGAAGATGACGATCATCGGGACCTTGTCGCCAATTTCAGCAGCGGAGAACGGGATCAGCGTGGCAACGATGGCAAGAACCAGCTCGATGCAGGGGATGGCCAGCATGACCTTCATCATCGCGCCCTTGAACGGGAACGTGAAGATGCGCTCACGGTTGGGGTCGTTCTTACGAAGGTTGAGGAACGCCGGGAACATCGGGATGTAGGTGAGCAGCAGGAAGACGACGGAGGTGCCGAAGAGCATCCAGAAGACACCGTTGGAGATGGCGTCGATGGGCACCAGCTGCAGGCAGAGAACCAGGGAGGCAACGACAGCGTTGACCAGGTTGGCGCCGTTGGGCATGTCGTCATCCGAGATCATCGAGGCGAAGACCTTGGGCATGTTGCCGTGCTCAGCAGCATAGCGAGCAACAGAGTTGACGCCGAAGGACCAAGCAGCCATGTTGGCGAACAGGGTGATCAGGAAGGCGATGCAGATGACCTTGAAGATCATGGAGTCGCCCACCATGGTCTGGACTGCGACGATCATGCCGTAGTCGGGGTCGATGGAGTCGGCCGGCACGGCGGCGCCGATGCCGAAGCCGGCGAACAGGTAGATGACGGCGATAGCCACGCCACCGACGATGATAGCCTTGGGAATATCGCGAGCGGGATCGGCCATGTCGTCGGTCATGGTGCAGATGACCTCGAAGCCCATGAAGTTAAAGATGATGATGGACAGGTAGCCAAGAGCGTTGGTGTTGGTAAGCTCGGGCAGGAAGGTGGCAGCGGACATGTCGTTCGCAAAACCGTTCTCCATGGCATACCAGATGCCCAAAGCGCCAACGATAACGGCAACGGCGACCTTGATAATGGCGCCACCGTTGAGGACCCACTCGGAGTCGGCAGCCTTGGAGCGGCCCATAAGGTAGACGATCCACACAAAGGCAAGTTCGATACCCATCTTGGCAATCAGGTTGAACTCGACGCCAAAGACCATGCCCAGGATGTCGGGGAACATGGTGGCCAGCGAGGCGATCCACAGCGGGTAGTTGACCCAGTAGTAATACGAAATGCGGGCGCCCCACTTGTCGCCCAGGCCATCGCGTACCCAGTCGTAAATGCCGCCCTCGCCGTCATAGGTGGTGCCGAGCTCGGCGACAACCATGCCATAGGGAAGCAGGAAGGTCAGGATCAGGAAGATCCACCAGAAGAACTGCTGGTTGCCAATGGCGGCAGCAGGTGCGGCGGCCTCGCAAACGAAGACGACGCAGATGATGGTCGAAATGACCGTCAAGAAGGAAAGCTTTTTCTTTCCGTCGCTCATGATGAGCTCCTTCGCTCAGTCTTGGACAGATCCGAGGCCCTAAGGTATTAAGGCAATTGCTTGGGCCTCGGTGAGCGGGCGACAGGAGACGAGCATCCGCCGCCCGCAAACGTGCTTTTAGAAGCCTTGAGGCTTAGAGCTGCTCGAGAGCCTCGAGAGCGGCGTGGAGCTCAGCCTTGGCAGAGTACTCGACACCCTCGTCGTTGAGCGGGGTGCGCTTGCCCAGGGCGGCAAGGAGAGCACGGATGGAGTGCTTGCGGTTCTCGGCCTCGACCCAGCACAGGGAGCGCTCGGGATCGTCCATGACCTCGTCGACGACCTCCTCGTTGCGGGTGGCCGGCAGGCAGTGCATGAACTTGGAGTTGGGGCCGGCGAAGTTCATCATATCCATGGTGACCTGATACTTGGGATAGAACACGTCCATGTAGTTCTCGCCCGAGACCTCCTCGTCGTACAGGCCATACCACACGTCGGTGTAGATGAAGTCGGCGCCCTTGATGCACTCGATGTCGTCGGAGATAACAACCGAGCCGCCGGAAACCTTGCAGTTCTCCTCGGCGATGGCCATCATCTGCTTGCCGAACTCGGCGCGCTCCTCGACGGTGCCGACGTGCAGGCCGCCGTCGGGGATCTGGTGGCCCTTAGGTCCAAACTGGACAAACTTCATGCCGATCTTGGAGGCGATGAACATGAGGGAGACGCAGACCTGGGTGGCGTCGCCGATGAAGGCCAGGGTGCAGTCCTCAATCTTCTTGCCCTCGGGGAGGTTCTCGAGCATGGTCATGAGGTCGCCCATCTCCTGCGTGGGATGGTTGAACTCGGACATGCCATTGATGACGGGCACAGCGGAGCCCTCGGCGAGGCCGACGACGTCCTTGTGACGGTCAACGCGAGCCATCATGATGTCGAGCAGCGAGCCCATAACGCGAGCGGTGTCGCCCAGGGACTCGTGACCGCCGAGCTGGATGGTGCCAGGGCCATAGAACTGAGCATGGCCGCCGAGGTCGGTCATAGCGGTCTCGAAGGAAAGACGGGTGCGGGTGGAGACCTGCTGGAAGATCATGCCAAGGCTCTTGTTGCGGAGCAGGTGCGGATAATAACCGTCAACCTTGATGGCCTTCTTCATTGCCAGGCCAAGATCCTCGATAGCCAGGATCTGCTCTTTGGTGAAGTCGTTGGTGTCGATGAAATCCTTAGGCAGTGCCATGTCGATTTCCTTTCCGCCGGTCTTGCCGACTATTAACTATGAGGCGCTCGAACATCACGCCTCGTGTTGACAAGACCATCATTCACCCGTATGCAATTTTTACCTAGTTTATTCGGGATTAAAGACCGTTCACGGAGTTACACCCTCTCTAATCCAATATAAACCCGCAGGTCAAGAGTTTACAGGGGGTTTACCGTCTGGAACCGTGAACGGTATACGGCTATGCTGTATCTTGGCGTTTAATCCGCAATGGAACGAACGGCTGAGGCATGTATACCCGGGGGATATAGCGGGCTCTATAAGAGATCAAATGAGACAGGACGGTGACAGATGGACACACTCATGTTCTTCTATACCCTAGCAATACTCGTGATCTGTATTGTGACGGCAGTGCTTTCGCTTGCCGCCTATGCCTCGTCCCGTCGACGCTTCTTTATCTATGGCGGCGGCGTTTTTATTTGCTACGCCATCGAGATGACCGAGATCTTCTTTTTTGAATACACGTTGCAAAACCGAAGTTTTCCGGCCAATGACTATTACGCAATTACCATGCCTGTAATGCGGACCCTTGTGGCGACCGCTTCACAGGCTTTTATTTGGCTGATTGCCATGGACTTGCTCGACAAACATTCTAAAAAGCAGTTCGTTATCCCCGTCTTAACGTTTTTGCTGTGCGAGTCGCTGATTATCATCGCTGTCCCCTCCGGCCCCATGCATCAGTGGCTCTACTACACGATGCGTCAGGTATTCCTTGTCTTTGTGGGACTGTATATCTGTTGGACGGCTCATAAGAGTACAAAGGTTGAGCTGAAGGCACGCGTCAACAACCAGCGAAAGCACCTGATTATCGGCGCCATCCTGGTCGGTTGCATCGTTGCCGAGGATTTCTACAACATCCTTGTCGTCCCCATGAGTCTGGCGCCCTCTTGGCTGCAGCTATATCTGTCCGAGCGCAACTTTAGCGAAAACGTCTTTGCGTGCTACTTTGCAATTCTGCTGATTATCTACTCCTACCACGTGCTTTCAATCCGCATGCAGGAGGCGCCCGAGGAAAAGAACGTCAGCGATCTTGATCGACACATCGAAGAGCAAATGCCCTTCTATCGTAACGCCTACAGGCTCTCCAACCGTGAGACCGAAGTCATGCGCCTTGTTGTGCTGGGCAAGTCGAACCAAGAGATTGCTGACGAGCTATTCCTTGCCGTGGGCACCGTCAAGACTCACATCCACAACATCCTGGTCAAAACCGAACAGCAAAACCGCACCACGCTCATCCTCCACTTCTGGAAGCGATAACCTGCCAAAAAGGGACAGGTTTATTTTGGCAGGTTTTATCTGGGCAAACGCCAAAAACCGCCGCGAGGGAGCTACTTTCCCTCGCGGCGGTTTTCTAGCAGTAAAACCAAGTGAGTAGGCTTTTGGCGGAATGCCGAGCACACCTCAAAACGCCACAGCCCTGACCTGCGATTTTATTGAGCACTTGCCGCGATGTGCTCGGCAGATCCAAAAAAGCCTACTCACTTGCATCTGAGATGCTCTAGATACGCAAAATACCGCCGCAAAGGGAGCTGGACTCCCTTCGCGGCGGTTATTCACTCTGATTTTGCGACGGTTTTGCCCGCTTGTTACTCGCTGTAGCGGGTGGCGATGGCAGCTTGTACCATGCCGGCGCTCATGAGGTACGTTACCAGGAAGTAGCCACCATAGGCCGCCAGGAAAATCGCGCAGGTGAGGCCCACGGTGCCGGCGATGCTCATATCGCCGAATACGCTCACCAGCTCGATGATCACCTTGAGCGCCACAAAGGAGTGCGCCAAGCCCACTGCCAGCGGGAACAGGAAGAACACCGCTTGCTGCGCCATCACCGAATGCCGGATCTGACGGTCGTCACAGCCGATCTGTGCCAGCACACGATAGCTGCGGCTGCCGTCGGCCACATTGGAGAGCTGCTGGATCGACAGAATCGCCGCACATGCAACGACCAGCACAAAGCCAATGTAGATGGCTAGATAGCTAATCATGCCGTTCATCTGCGCTGCTTGCGTGTACATCTCGGAACGCGTGATGAAGACTCCCCATCCCCCCGGCTCCTTGCCGTCAACGAGCAGAATGTCGAGCATGGTGT
The DNA window shown above is from Collinsella aerofaciens and carries:
- a CDS encoding MATE family efflux transporter, with product MAEEVTAAVEEERELASQPIPGLVRKYTIVTGQGMLAQIIMVVLEGLVMGWGLGAHGLACVSIIMSVEYINLAFGNLFGTGVPAVVGNLLGAGDIKGASKAFSQGFWLTTIVSVLLAVVMAVFTEPICAFFGATPDIMADTVAGVRTFAVLLPLTVIGQMVTAVMRVDEKVQIQANLMTVSAIVAICWLALSTFVLKFGVMGAGVYYGLSIGIWAIGIFWFIGGKKSQLQISLADLKLDLAVCGQILKIGFPFFLVQGATFIFNTVANSLLGSLGGDMGSLYIAAFGVINGYILYITMMVAQCFSYGLQPIAAFNAGAKAWARLKETLSCTLKYQVVTLALVTVALWLAATPVCAFFAGSDPALVEVAANATRTVILAVALGYLAMTMSIYFQAVEKVGVATFTGLLRYVICSVPLMYLLGNMMGVEGVWIALVVADAITGIISIALAAHESKRLSGLPA
- a CDS encoding amidohydrolase translates to MDKADLVIKSNAVFTGDGLAPFKGGVAVAGDRIVACGEDKYLDAFIGPDTEVRDYGDKLVMPGIIDSHTHYAQGAFVSDPDFAVNLIDCTSFEQCMERVQAFAEDHPNNEWIVGYQVIQFQWDVPEMPTAAMIDEYISDRPVFLQQVDVHTFSANTCAIEKIGITAETPDPSGGKILRDEAGNPTGVFSNNAGALFLDEVYNPAPEVASASFAKTAHRANALGITTVGMVNPTFVSMDNPYKFLAELNRKGEHPLRVFMYTDLFENEAMTLEEIRAKYDFPGTQVEWHGFKQFIDGVCSDHTAWMLEPYANAPETCGEPAEEPERVRKAILKALEWGVDTRIHAIGDRSVRFILDCFEEGEKRYGLMGCRHSMEHNETVQPEDLPRYAELGVCPAMQPWHMLLDMADLAKDDAVGPERAALSWPIHSLLASGACVHLGSDFPVVGLEPMEEVYGAVYRMLEDGSNPEGWFPEERITMAEALRAYTYGAAYAMHAEDRIGTLACGKQADICVLDRNLFTCEPAEVLEATAALTMIAGKVVFEA
- a CDS encoding LuxR C-terminal-related transcriptional regulator; the encoded protein is MSFAFFIYTILVMGVGLVTASTALVIWLMTRRRDCLVAAAGFLLYIFDMSVIFFDEYNRLKYDYVVTFNEPLQHPLLRCALGVAILACVWLWVTFRLHDEVTVKRVAAYVVPIAVLQLALVPRTGFAGQVQQYLFWLSRDLGMAFCLVYAYACYRKTENRAERLDLERSRTFFRIACVLTVMVVIEDTYMILFCTPDVDNVMVSAFLWYLGERNISENLLFVAAAVQLFKQFSHILRVFSRHPRADEEVATERRDAREDLVSRVVIFSDEHGLSKREQEVLTLVLRGLDVQNIANELVISPGTVKAHLHRIYVKSEVKARDDLIETFWRS
- a CDS encoding APC family permease, with protein sequence MAGKKFSLFEVILSVICVVFTIEAAAPASAMGNVQFFWWIFLIITFLLPYGLVVAELGTAFDSEGGLYDWVRLGLGDRWGARCSWCYWVNFPLWVASIACMFPSVINAVWGIEFSLGVRIAIELAFVWGVTVMAMQPVAEADWVMDGGAVIKVLITAVVGIVGIWFACNNGFANDMSFKTFVPNLGDTNSLTYLSIILFNFMGFEVVATFASTMKNPSRDIPKAVIAGGVAIAAIYIICGIGIGAAVPTEQLSLDSGIVDAVAAMVGRSHPLTMIVGMAFLVTLFANMICWSFGVNNVASYAARHGNMPRPFALVSKKTGMPNGSALINGCFASLVLLLQIPLGEGSDVFWVFFSMNVVFLLMSYIPMFPAFWRLRKYDDRPRVFRAPFEGKVLAVALAVPVIELVLSIVATIVPLNSSPAEMSKLPILMGVVIGVLLGEVSRLISRRGRSVDNPGVGVCGKRKS
- a CDS encoding agmatine deiminase family protein; protein product: MRTITESESTPKADGFFMPAEFAPQDRVWMGWPHRTDTWAHGAKPAQKQYAAIARAISEFTPVYMCANQVDYANCKAVFENDENVTVIEMTTDDAWFRDTAATYVINGKGEKRANHWHFNAYGGLVDGLYFPWDKDEQIALKMAELSGCRRYRPDDMILEGGSITVDGEGTLVVTDQCLLSPGRTCSAVLEEEEDPESIWPKYHKKFEPWSEELREYMNEHLKDYLGVEKVIWVKEGIDPEETNGHIDDVATFIAPGVMACIWTDDPEYPFYDQCHAAYETLSNAVDAKGRKLKVYKLCMPVNPLFMDQASCDTIDADENAEPRVPDEPLIASYMNYLVTNHGVIVPQYGDENDQLAVDTLQKIYDEVWGEGVYKCVGVQSEQVVFGGGNIHCITQQEPSA
- a CDS encoding APC family permease — encoded protein: MSDGKKKLSFLTVISTIICVVFVCEAAAPAAAIGNQQFFWWIFLILTFLLPYGMVVAELGTTYDGEGGIYDWVRDGLGDKWGARISYYYWVNYPLWIASLATMFPDILGMVFGVEFNLIAKMGIELAFVWIVYLMGRSKAADSEWVLNGGAIIKVAVAVIVGALGIWYAMENGFANDMSAATFLPELTNTNALGYLSIIIFNFMGFEVICTMTDDMADPARDIPKAIIVGGVAIAVIYLFAGFGIGAAVPADSIDPDYGMIVAVQTMVGDSMIFKVICIAFLITLFANMAAWSFGVNSVARYAAEHGNMPKVFASMISDDDMPNGANLVNAVVASLVLCLQLVPIDAISNGVFWMLFGTSVVFLLLTYIPMFPAFLNLRKNDPNRERIFTFPFKGAMMKVMLAIPCIELVLAIVATLIPFSAAEIGDKVPMIVIFIVLVLIGEVVRVVSAKGRKEEYKGLTPELAAQRLAEEAAEAEEN